The following is a genomic window from Moorella sp. Hama-1.
TTACACCCTCAGCAATCCGGCGGATCAAATCTGTGAGCAGGGAGCTCAGATCCTCGCCGCGTAACGGGGTCTTGGGACAAAGCTGTACTTCGCGGGCCACGGCATGGGATGCAGTTTCAGACATAACTGCCCAACTCCTCAAAAAGGACGTGGTCCAGCCCGGTGCGGGCGCAGCCGGTGACGATCCTGGCCCGGCCGTTCAACCTCCTGAGCCGCGCAACCATGCCCTCCGGGCTTCCCTCCAGTTCGTCAACCTTATTGACCATCAACAGGTCGGCGGCCGCGATCTGAGCGAATAACAGGTCGGGGATCAGCTCCACGAGTTCCTGCCACCGGCCGGCATCCACCAAGACGACTGTCGAGACAGGCGCCACAGCCGGCCGGCCCCTGGCATAGGTCCTGAGGGTGTTTAACACTGCGTCCGGCCTGGCCAGGCCCGTGGTCTCGATGATGAGACAGTCCGGCGCCATCTCTTCGGCGATCTGGTTCACTGCGATGACGAGATCCCCCGTCAGCTGGCAGCAGATGCAGCCGCCGAATATACCTTTAACCTTGAAACCCTGCCGGGCCAGAAACTGGTCATCAATGCTGACCTCGCCCACCTCGTTTTCTAACACTACTACCCTTTGTCGCTTAGCAAGCACCAGGAAGGCTGCCAGGTGCCTGATAAAGGTGGTCTTACCGGAGCCCAGGAAACCGCCTACC
Proteins encoded in this region:
- a CDS encoding CobW family GTP-binding protein; its protein translation is MKIILVGGFLGSGKTTFIRHLAAFLVLAKRQRVVVLENEVGEVSIDDQFLARQGFKVKGIFGGCICCQLTGDLVIAVNQIAEEMAPDCLIIETTGLARPDAVLNTLRTYARGRPAVAPVSTVVLVDAGRWQELVELIPDLLFAQIAAADLLMVNKVDELEGSPEGMVARLRRLNGRARIVTGCARTGLDHVLFEELGSYV